From a region of the Butyrivibrio sp. AE3004 genome:
- a CDS encoding helix-turn-helix domain-containing protein: MSKYKIDPDEKLMTVKGILDGKETQCHAAARLGVALTSVQLWIAIYQSDGTEAFYDVGVKSIETP; this comes from the coding sequence ATGTCCAAATATAAGATAGATCCAGATGAAAAATTAATGACAGTAAAGGGGATTCTTGATGGAAAAGAAACACAGTGCCATGCAGCAGCAAGGCTTGGAGTTGCACTCACATCCGTACAACTATGGATTGCCATTTACCAAAGCGATGGCACTGAAGCATTTTATGATGTGGGTGTCAAAAGTATAGAAACACCCTAA
- a CDS encoding alpha/beta hydrolase has protein sequence MYITDDGIKLSVELDMPKEKTEKCPICIIIHGFTGYKEERHLLAVSEAMNEIGMATLRIDMYGHGKSEGEFRDHTLYKWLSNGMAAIDYVRKLDFVTDIYLCGHSQGGLTAMLLSGMERDRVKALISLSAATVILEGAKKGNLLGQDFDPDNIPEALMSWDGRELGGNYIRAAQTLHLEDAGARFDKPVLIVHGDNDEAVPVNYSVESAKLFKNCRLEIIKGDTHCYDNDLPAMISVVKDFLKEQL, from the coding sequence ATGTACATTACAGACGATGGAATAAAACTAAGCGTAGAGCTTGATATGCCAAAGGAAAAAACAGAGAAGTGTCCCATTTGTATCATTATCCATGGTTTTACCGGATATAAGGAAGAACGCCATCTATTGGCTGTTTCGGAGGCTATGAATGAAATCGGAATGGCTACACTTAGAATTGATATGTATGGTCACGGAAAAAGTGAAGGAGAGTTTAGAGACCACACACTTTACAAGTGGCTTTCAAACGGAATGGCAGCAATTGATTATGTCAGAAAGCTGGACTTTGTCACAGACATTTACCTCTGCGGACATTCCCAGGGAGGACTTACCGCAATGCTCCTTTCAGGTATGGAGAGAGACAGGGTAAAAGCTCTTATTTCGCTTTCTGCTGCAACAGTCATTCTTGAGGGTGCAAAAAAGGGTAACCTTTTGGGACAGGATTTTGATCCCGACAATATTCCCGAGGCTCTTATGTCATGGGATGGAAGGGAGCTTGGCGGAAATTATATAAGGGCAGCCCAGACACTTCACCTTGAGGATGCCGGAGCAAGATTCGATAAGCCTGTTCTTATAGTTCATGGCGATAATGATGAGGCTGTACCTGTTAATTATTCGGTTGAATCAGCGAAGCTGTTTAAGAACTGCAGGCTTGAGATCATTAAAGGAGATACGCATTGCTATGACAATGACCTTCCGGCTATGATTTCAGTTGTAAAAGACTTCCTTAAAGAACAGTTATAA
- a CDS encoding MFS transporter, with product MKELKPITNRLLWIFALGQFGWSLLSGIVSNWMVYYYTGMPSEQNPNTGVFASGITQSPILFKLTLFGLVLAAGRIFDAVTDPLIAGWSDRSNYKGGRRIPFMRAMAIPFSLCTIGLFTLPQTASTGLNDTVLFILLMVFYLFMTMFCTPYNALIAELGDTQQHRINVSTFISFTFILGQSISFLLPNVAGALQGSVGQKNSIRISVAIMSAIACLAMLIPAFYINERDYIDSKPSNTRPFKSLAITFSNGQFRRFVYSDVIYFFALTLFQTGLAFYETQLMEIEDTWTFVLTATMTAISITLYPLVNILAKKIGKKPLIIVGFFAYCLVFGITTICGKGLHWGFIIAVSAAVPMAILGILPQACVADVAELTRLETGEDRSGMFFAARTFAFKMGQAIALVTFTSVTVSQTASSYRTTAAVAFITCFIGAVIFFRYNEKHILQQISDLKNRR from the coding sequence ATGAAAGAGTTAAAACCTATAACAAACAGACTTCTATGGATTTTTGCGCTTGGGCAGTTTGGCTGGAGCCTACTTTCGGGAATAGTTTCAAACTGGATGGTTTATTACTACACCGGTATGCCCAGCGAGCAAAACCCCAACACAGGCGTATTTGCATCAGGTATTACTCAGTCACCGATATTATTTAAACTCACTCTTTTTGGTCTTGTTCTTGCAGCAGGTCGTATCTTTGACGCAGTAACAGATCCGCTTATAGCAGGATGGTCTGACAGAAGCAATTACAAGGGAGGACGAAGAATCCCCTTCATGCGTGCCATGGCCATTCCCTTCTCGCTTTGCACAATCGGTCTGTTTACGCTTCCTCAGACAGCGAGCACAGGTCTTAACGATACCGTTCTTTTCATATTGCTCATGGTCTTCTACCTTTTCATGACCATGTTCTGCACACCTTATAATGCGCTGATTGCAGAGCTTGGTGATACACAGCAGCACCGCATAAATGTATCAACCTTCATATCCTTTACGTTTATTCTCGGACAGAGCATTTCCTTCCTGCTTCCCAATGTTGCGGGAGCTCTGCAGGGATCCGTTGGTCAAAAGAACTCCATCCGTATTTCGGTTGCAATCATGTCTGCAATAGCGTGCCTGGCAATGCTGATTCCCGCATTCTATATAAATGAACGCGACTATATTGATTCAAAGCCAAGTAATACCAGACCCTTCAAGTCGCTGGCAATTACTTTTTCCAACGGTCAGTTCAGACGCTTTGTCTACAGTGACGTGATTTATTTCTTTGCGCTCACTTTATTCCAGACAGGGCTTGCTTTTTATGAAACACAGCTGATGGAAATCGAAGACACCTGGACCTTCGTTCTTACTGCCACCATGACAGCAATCAGTATAACTTTATATCCTCTTGTAAATATCCTGGCAAAAAAGATTGGCAAAAAGCCACTTATTATCGTGGGATTTTTCGCATACTGCCTAGTTTTCGGCATTACAACCATATGCGGAAAAGGCCTTCACTGGGGCTTTATCATAGCAGTTTCAGCAGCTGTTCCCATGGCAATCCTTGGAATACTTCCCCAGGCTTGTGTAGCTGATGTTGCAGAACTTACAAGACTCGAGACCGGCGAAGACCGAAGCGGTATGTTCTTTGCGGCAAGAACCTTTGCATTTAAAATGGGGCAGGCAATTGCGCTTGTTACCTTCACTTCCGTAACCGTTTCACAAACAGCCTCAAGCTATCGTACAACTGCAGCTGTAGCCTTTATAACCTGTTTTATCGGTGCAGTAATATTCTTTAGATACAACGAGAAGCATATACTTCAGCAAATCAGCGATTTAAAGAACCGCCGATAA
- the thiW gene encoding energy coupling factor transporter S component ThiW, which yields MKKSNYLLRLVMLAMFVALGVVISPILRVEGMCPMAHLINITCAVFMGPAYALLCAVLIGIIRMLIMGIPPLALTGAVFGATLSGIFYKLSKGKIIAAVLGEIIGTGVIGAIVSYPVMTYLWGKEGLTWFFYVPSFICGTLIGGSIAFLLLKRLEAAGILSKIQNSLRDTETEKHEKNNKGAVA from the coding sequence ATGAAAAAAAGTAACTACTTACTCAGATTGGTGATGCTTGCTATGTTTGTTGCGCTTGGTGTTGTAATATCACCAATTCTGAGGGTTGAGGGAATGTGCCCGATGGCGCATCTTATCAACATCACATGCGCAGTGTTCATGGGACCTGCTTATGCACTTTTATGTGCTGTACTGATCGGTATTATCAGAATGCTGATCATGGGGATACCCCCGCTTGCCCTTACGGGAGCGGTTTTCGGGGCAACTCTTTCAGGTATTTTCTACAAATTATCCAAAGGAAAAATAATTGCCGCAGTGCTTGGAGAAATCATAGGCACAGGTGTCATCGGTGCAATAGTATCATATCCGGTGATGACATATTTGTGGGGCAAAGAAGGACTTACATGGTTTTTCTATGTACCATCTTTTATCTGCGGAACTCTTATAGGGGGAAGCATTGCTTTCCTTCTTCTGAAAAGACTTGAGGCAGCAGGAATACTTTCAAAGATTCAGAACAGTTTAAGGGATACTGAAACAGAAAAACATGAAAAAAATAATAAAGGTGCGGTGGCGTAA
- a CDS encoding helix-turn-helix domain-containing protein, producing the protein MNDKIIALFEEKKINKRQLAKLSGLQYTTVNEILNRKQQINSCSGRTLMKLAAFFDVHIEELLDPFPILENVEGRYNEVDYIWRDAGDNMELVVEVDGETYHRVMERSYIIPENFKYAPIFAKMEIDLLLEELEIRKLAEEFKNGKISSET; encoded by the coding sequence ATGAATGATAAAATAATTGCTTTATTTGAGGAAAAAAAAATTAATAAGAGACAGTTGGCGAAGCTGTCGGGGTTACAATATACGACTGTTAATGAGATTTTGAATCGGAAGCAGCAGATTAATTCCTGCTCAGGAAGAACCCTGATGAAGCTTGCAGCATTTTTTGATGTGCATATTGAGGAATTACTCGATCCATTTCCAATACTTGAGAATGTTGAGGGAAGATATAATGAAGTGGACTATATCTGGCGGGATGCAGGAGATAATATGGAACTCGTTGTGGAGGTGGATGGCGAGACCTATCATCGGGTGATGGAGCGGTCATATATAATTCCGGAGAACTTTAAGTATGCTCCGATTTTTGCAAAAATGGAAATAGACCTATTGCTTGAAGAACTTGAAATCAGGAAACTTGCAGAGGAATTTAAGAATGGAAAGATATCTTCTGAAACATAA
- the thiM gene encoding hydroxyethylthiazole kinase, which produces MAALIHCITNPISMMQCANAILSLGAKPIMAEHPAEVNEITKTASALLINTGNISDSRMEAMRVSLETALEKKIPVVIDAVGAACSRLRRDFILELLGIYKHNPGSLLLVKGNYSEIKALLDETYRWKGVDAADDLYIDEIAYLAGKLSIELGALVLASGEKDIVTDGDKTFFISNGNKQMGQITGTGCMLGAICATFLGKEEKEKLTEKATGIVADACSFFGIAGEIAERSLGGNGQKTGCGSFLISLLDALSVVDDKMQEKMKMVDVSKTCVYR; this is translated from the coding sequence ATGGCAGCTTTAATTCATTGTATTACGAATCCGATTTCAATGATGCAGTGCGCAAATGCCATTCTCTCTTTGGGTGCAAAGCCAATCATGGCAGAACATCCGGCTGAAGTAAACGAGATTACAAAAACAGCATCAGCCCTTTTGATAAACACAGGAAATATAAGTGATTCCAGAATGGAGGCAATGAGAGTTTCCTTAGAGACAGCGCTTGAAAAGAAAATTCCGGTAGTTATAGATGCTGTCGGGGCTGCCTGTTCCAGACTAAGGCGGGATTTTATTCTGGAGCTTCTTGGGATATACAAACATAATCCGGGCAGCCTTTTACTTGTTAAGGGAAATTACTCGGAAATAAAGGCTCTCCTGGATGAGACCTACAGATGGAAAGGCGTTGATGCAGCTGATGATCTTTACATAGATGAGATAGCTTATCTGGCCGGAAAGCTTTCTATAGAGCTCGGGGCTTTAGTACTGGCATCCGGGGAAAAGGACATTGTTACTGACGGGGATAAAACTTTTTTTATAAGTAACGGAAATAAGCAGATGGGACAGATAACCGGGACAGGCTGTATGCTTGGCGCAATATGTGCCACATTTCTCGGAAAAGAAGAAAAAGAAAAGCTTACTGAAAAAGCCACAGGTATTGTTGCAGATGCCTGCAGCTTTTTTGGAATAGCGGGTGAGATTGCCGAGAGATCACTTGGCGGGAACGGACAAAAAACAGGCTGCGGAAGCTTTTTAATAAGTCTTCTTGATGCGCTCTCGGTTGTTGATGACAAAATGCAGGAAAAAATGAAAATGGTTGATGTGTCAAAAACATGTGTTTATAGGTGA
- a CDS encoding DUF4230 domain-containing protein: MNIFEIIKKIIYPAIIAISVILMIILVVSYVKNLQTSKDDALEKTPIATLKPKEDKAVVTVNTETIREGLEGMGILMTQEYYFTQVEKYTKEKKIFDLIPSSSEMMYSYDGAVMAGIDFAKITIGKDDNRKTLNVNLPKSEIQAVTIDKDTFKVFSEKDSLWNPLKLEDYNMSLSEFEDAAKQKALDSGILERSDEQAKNLVLNFIKSIPQTKEYEIVFE; this comes from the coding sequence ATGAATATTTTTGAAATAATCAAAAAAATTATCTATCCTGCAATCATAGCAATATCAGTTATCCTGATGATTATTCTTGTTGTGAGCTATGTCAAAAATCTTCAGACAAGTAAGGACGATGCATTGGAAAAAACACCTATTGCAACGTTAAAACCAAAGGAAGACAAGGCGGTAGTTACTGTCAATACAGAGACAATCCGGGAAGGACTTGAGGGAATGGGAATACTTATGACCCAGGAATATTATTTTACTCAGGTCGAGAAGTATACAAAGGAAAAGAAGATTTTTGATCTTATACCCTCATCATCTGAAATGATGTACAGCTATGACGGTGCGGTAATGGCAGGGATAGATTTTGCGAAGATAACGATCGGTAAAGATGATAATAGAAAGACTCTGAATGTTAATCTTCCAAAGTCAGAGATACAGGCGGTCACAATAGACAAAGATACCTTTAAGGTCTTTTCTGAGAAGGATTCCCTATGGAATCCATTGAAGCTTGAGGACTATAACATGTCTCTTTCCGAGTTCGAGGATGCTGCCAAACAAAAAGCGCTGGATAGCGGAATACTTGAGAGATCGGATGAGCAGGCAAAAAATCTTGTATTGAATTTTATAAAGTCTATTCCTCAGACAAAGGAGTATGAAATCGTGTTTGAGTAA
- a CDS encoding IS3 family transposase: MGLSLIRHEQVYLAIKAENDEHGYPISALCKVGNVSRAAYYKWLHRGIPAYETENKRIADEIEKIHTESPDKGYRRIRDDLERYHDIKVNDKRVLRICRKKGIKSTIKYANNGCTRQAANPQFIAENILNREFSADAPNQKWLTDVTEFKYYVDQEIHKIYLSAILDLYDRRIVSYVISDSNNNPLVFDTFDAAIVANPGATPLCHSDRGFQYTNRLFHAKLEAAGMTQSMSRVAKCIDNGPMEGFWGIIKRERYYGKRFKDKASLVTMIEEYIEYYNNRRLQRNLGVLTPIEKHNNYLLVA; this comes from the coding sequence GTGGGACTGAGCCTTATCCGTCATGAGCAGGTATATCTTGCTATTAAGGCAGAGAATGATGAACATGGCTATCCAATTTCTGCACTCTGCAAAGTGGGAAATGTTAGCCGAGCCGCATACTATAAATGGTTGCATAGGGGGATTCCAGCCTACGAAACTGAAAACAAACGTATAGCTGATGAAATAGAAAAAATACACACAGAGAGCCCTGATAAAGGATATCGACGTATTAGAGATGATCTAGAACGGTACCATGATATAAAGGTAAATGATAAACGTGTCCTTAGGATCTGCCGTAAAAAGGGAATTAAATCCACTATAAAATATGCCAACAATGGATGCACAAGACAGGCGGCTAATCCTCAATTCATTGCCGAGAACATCTTAAATAGAGAATTTTCGGCAGATGCCCCTAACCAAAAGTGGCTGACAGATGTAACGGAATTCAAATATTATGTGGATCAGGAAATTCATAAGATATATTTGAGTGCTATCCTCGATTTATATGATCGAAGAATCGTATCATATGTGATAAGTGATTCGAATAATAACCCATTGGTATTTGATACATTTGATGCTGCTATAGTTGCAAATCCTGGTGCAACACCATTGTGCCACAGTGATAGAGGATTCCAGTATACAAACAGACTGTTCCACGCGAAGTTAGAGGCTGCTGGAATGACTCAGAGCATGTCAAGAGTGGCAAAATGCATCGACAACGGTCCCATGGAAGGCTTTTGGGGAATAATCAAGCGAGAGCGGTATTATGGAAAAAGATTCAAGGATAAAGCTTCATTGGTTACGATGATTGAGGAATACATTGAATACTATAACAACAGACGTTTACAGAGAAATCTTGGTGTTCTTACGCCTATAGAGAAACATAATAATTATTTGCTGGTGGCATAA
- a CDS encoding DUF1622 domain-containing protein, whose protein sequence is MEELYQNAENLLRYIVEFSTILLEFFGIGILVYTAVKSFIFWIRKKDSIRLELAQGIALALEFKLGGEVLRTVVVREWAELGILGAIIALRAALTFLIHWEIKNEEKALEPKK, encoded by the coding sequence ATGGAGGAACTATATCAAAATGCGGAAAATCTGCTTCGTTATATAGTTGAGTTTTCTACTATACTGCTTGAGTTTTTCGGTATAGGAATACTTGTGTATACGGCTGTTAAAAGCTTTATATTCTGGATAAGGAAAAAAGATTCGATAAGATTGGAGCTTGCACAGGGAATAGCCCTGGCTTTGGAATTTAAGCTCGGTGGCGAGGTTTTAAGGACTGTTGTTGTAAGAGAATGGGCTGAACTTGGAATCCTTGGCGCTATTATCGCTCTTCGGGCAGCACTTACCTTCCTTATTCATTGGGAAATCAAGAATGAAGAGAAGGCACTTGAACCAAAAAAATAG
- a CDS encoding helix-turn-helix domain-containing protein — translation MAPTSFYQRKYKKYSKELKEKAVLEYINGEGSLLSICQKYGIRAKSKLQNWIKKYNDHEELKASETGGVTIMTKGRKTTFDERVEIVQYCISHDCNYAETAERFKVSYQQARNYTVKYKADGIEALKDRRGRTKSKEEMTELDRLRAENRILRAEKERAEMEAAFLKKLDAIERGWD, via the coding sequence TTGGCACCTACATCATTTTATCAAAGAAAATACAAAAAATATTCCAAGGAACTGAAGGAGAAAGCAGTTCTGGAGTATATAAATGGAGAAGGCTCATTACTATCTATATGTCAGAAATATGGCATTAGAGCAAAAAGTAAGTTACAAAACTGGATAAAGAAATATAATGATCATGAGGAACTGAAAGCTTCCGAAACAGGAGGAGTAACCATCATGACCAAGGGGAGAAAAACAACATTTGATGAGCGTGTAGAAATTGTTCAGTATTGCATTTCTCATGATTGCAATTATGCAGAAACTGCTGAGAGGTTCAAGGTATCATATCAGCAAGCACGAAACTATACAGTTAAATATAAGGCCGATGGAATTGAGGCTCTTAAAGACAGGCGTGGAAGAACCAAGTCTAAAGAAGAAATGACAGAATTGGATAGGTTACGCGCTGAAAATAGGATACTTCGTGCAGAAAAGGAACGTGCTGAAATGGAGGCTGCTTTCTTAAAAAAACTCGATGCAATAGAGAGGGGGTGGGACTGA
- a CDS encoding NUDIX domain-containing protein, translating to MENELRDKNGLTEAEYLKDYDPDRWKKPSLTADICIIAKGEGGDKVLLIRRGNHPCLGKWALPGGFSQAGERIEETASRELEEETGIKMDAKKLTLVGVYSKPGRDPRDWTVSCAYLACVKENEIKPIAGDDAADAKWFLVDEADGDFSLKNGELMLKLSDLAFDHEDIFRDAVDKI from the coding sequence ATGGAGAATGAATTAAGAGATAAAAACGGTCTTACAGAAGCTGAGTATTTAAAGGACTATGATCCTGACAGATGGAAAAAGCCATCGCTTACGGCAGATATTTGCATAATTGCCAAGGGAGAAGGCGGTGACAAGGTTCTTCTTATCAGACGAGGCAATCATCCATGTCTTGGTAAGTGGGCACTTCCTGGCGGCTTTTCTCAGGCCGGAGAGAGAATTGAAGAGACTGCATCAAGAGAGCTTGAAGAAGAGACCGGTATAAAAATGGATGCAAAAAAGCTTACGCTTGTTGGTGTATACAGTAAGCCCGGAAGAGATCCGAGAGACTGGACCGTATCCTGTGCTTATCTTGCATGTGTGAAGGAAAATGAAATAAAGCCAATTGCCGGCGATGATGCTGCAGATGCAAAATGGTTTTTGGTAGATGAGGCAGATGGGGATTTTTCATTGAAGAATGGGGAGCTGATGCTTAAACTGTCAGATCTTGCATTCGATCATGAGGATATTTTCAGGGATGCAGTAGATAAAATCTGA
- a CDS encoding HipA domain-containing protein — translation MERYLLKHKNDLCGIISLDKGTGQLQAFEMIDPEKAPFLGNANSENMRKWWAIRAVPGTRKTFEQVLRDNNCISGEAYLAKNLGLSLNDSYWICPIDAKLDYDDINLYEQRQYYKTRIPFHSATSYDPNASLSGQMEKYWDVSQDIPILVKTASAFYGQQVINESFASLLHKRLGAGIDYTEYMTRNRSSDNSLQCLCKSFTSKEVEFVSALEIIESVKARNDRSLYDTFIDICAENGIDMENAQKYMDYQTLTDFIISNTDEHLLNFGVLRDVDSMRFISPAPIFDSGNSMFYNSERLKPLSRREILERKITAFHDSEEKMIAHIKNANVADLAKLPSPDETKEFYMRYGIPESKAEFISANYKTKIEMVEDMQKGMKISLYKEKNK, via the coding sequence ATGGAAAGATATCTTCTGAAACATAAAAATGATTTATGTGGAATTATTTCACTTGATAAAGGGACCGGACAACTTCAGGCGTTTGAGATGATTGATCCTGAAAAAGCACCTTTTTTAGGCAATGCTAATAGTGAGAATATGCGAAAGTGGTGGGCTATTCGAGCAGTTCCCGGGACACGAAAAACTTTCGAGCAGGTACTAAGGGATAATAACTGCATAAGTGGTGAGGCATATTTAGCCAAAAACTTAGGGTTAAGCCTTAATGATTCATATTGGATTTGTCCAATAGATGCAAAGCTTGATTATGATGATATAAATTTGTATGAACAAAGGCAATATTATAAGACGAGAATTCCATTTCATAGTGCAACGTCGTATGATCCTAATGCCTCATTAAGTGGGCAGATGGAAAAATATTGGGATGTGTCTCAAGATATTCCCATTCTTGTGAAAACGGCGTCCGCATTTTATGGACAACAGGTTATTAATGAATCCTTTGCATCACTTTTGCACAAGAGGTTGGGTGCGGGGATAGATTATACTGAATATATGACAAGGAACAGGTCATCGGATAACAGTTTACAATGCCTGTGCAAGTCATTTACATCAAAGGAAGTAGAATTTGTCTCTGCGTTGGAAATAATTGAATCAGTTAAGGCGAGGAATGACAGGTCTCTTTATGATACGTTTATTGACATATGTGCGGAAAATGGGATAGACATGGAAAACGCGCAGAAATACATGGACTATCAAACCTTGACAGACTTTATAATAAGCAATACTGATGAACATTTACTGAATTTTGGAGTGCTTAGGGATGTGGATAGTATGAGATTTATATCACCTGCCCCGATTTTTGATTCAGGAAATAGTATGTTTTACAATTCCGAGAGATTAAAACCTCTTTCCCGAAGGGAAATACTGGAGAGGAAGATTACAGCATTTCATGATTCGGAAGAAAAAATGATAGCACATATTAAAAATGCAAATGTGGCAGATCTGGCTAAGCTCCCTTCTCCGGACGAGACTAAAGAATTTTATATGAGATACGGGATTCCGGAGTCTAAAGCAGAGTTCATTTCGGCAAATTATAAGACAAAGATTGAAATGGTAGAGGATATGCAGAAGGGAATGAAAATTTCGCTGTATAAAGAGAAAAATAAATAA
- a CDS encoding transposase: MSFILNDHQQVSLFDSLTFLSERKQKMLESSWAHQFSQEIFVNINEMLFAPLYSSSTNSRPNAPINVIVGAMMLAEFNGISEDEMIETMEFDFRYQYALHTTSFEKQPISDRTFSRFRERVSAYELVTGIDLVHECMVSLSDHICKFMDLNPNIRRMDSMMIESNIKKMGRLELLYTCLSNLVASLKRGGYNDKIKGLEAYADPNNRNRVVYYEKDIPQSERIQKVIDDAVKLLPTCKDTHGETTDYQLLERAISEQTKDDGNGHIIPKDKGEMNATILQNPADPEATFRSKAGKEHRGYVANLTETVGENGSIITDYQYDVNTRSDASFIKEYIDNQEESPEAIALITDGAYDSHEIKMQAAKKGIAVFSTGLIGKQPNPILAEFEITTEGTVSKCPAGNVPKSTSYIKQTNSARVSFTRETCENCPHRCECNPKLKKRTATMVISLNSRKRLLGSLEILDDDTRNKIGRIRNGVETSPSILRNKYGVDKMPVRGKLKTKYRFGFKVGAQNFAKLMRFIKGKSKCRALVME, from the coding sequence ATGTCATTCATCTTAAATGATCATCAGCAAGTGTCTCTTTTTGATTCTCTTACATTTCTCTCAGAAAGAAAACAGAAGATGCTTGAAAGTTCATGGGCTCATCAGTTTTCGCAAGAGATCTTTGTAAACATCAATGAGATGCTGTTTGCTCCATTATACAGCAGTAGTACCAACTCAAGACCAAACGCTCCAATAAATGTTATCGTTGGCGCAATGATGCTTGCTGAGTTCAATGGCATTTCTGAGGATGAGATGATCGAAACCATGGAGTTTGATTTCCGTTATCAGTATGCTCTTCATACTACCAGCTTTGAGAAGCAGCCAATCAGTGACAGGACTTTCAGCCGTTTCCGTGAAAGAGTCTCAGCTTATGAACTTGTGACTGGTATCGACCTTGTTCATGAGTGTATGGTTTCGCTTTCTGATCATATCTGCAAGTTCATGGACTTAAACCCTAACATTAGACGTATGGACAGTATGATGATTGAGTCTAACATCAAGAAGATGGGACGTCTGGAACTGTTGTATACCTGCTTGTCAAATCTTGTAGCAAGCCTTAAACGAGGCGGTTACAATGACAAGATCAAAGGGTTGGAAGCTTATGCGGATCCTAACAACAGGAATCGTGTCGTATATTACGAAAAGGATATCCCTCAGTCAGAACGGATTCAAAAAGTAATCGATGATGCGGTCAAACTTCTTCCAACATGTAAGGATACCCATGGAGAAACCACTGACTATCAACTGCTTGAAAGAGCAATCTCAGAACAGACCAAGGATGATGGCAATGGCCATATCATTCCGAAAGATAAAGGTGAAATGAATGCCACTATTCTTCAGAATCCAGCTGATCCGGAGGCAACCTTCAGAAGTAAGGCTGGTAAAGAGCACCGCGGATATGTAGCCAATCTCACAGAAACTGTTGGTGAAAATGGATCCATTATCACAGACTACCAGTATGATGTGAATACCAGAAGTGATGCATCATTCATCAAGGAATACATCGACAACCAGGAAGAATCTCCTGAAGCTATAGCGCTTATAACCGATGGAGCTTATGACAGCCATGAGATAAAAATGCAGGCTGCTAAAAAAGGCATTGCAGTTTTCTCAACAGGCCTTATTGGTAAACAACCAAATCCTATACTTGCTGAATTTGAGATCACAACTGAAGGTACGGTATCAAAATGTCCTGCTGGAAATGTTCCAAAGAGCACTTCTTACATAAAACAGACAAACAGCGCACGAGTATCTTTCACAAGAGAAACATGTGAAAACTGTCCGCACCGATGTGAATGCAATCCGAAGCTGAAGAAGCGGACTGCCACAATGGTTATATCCTTAAACTCCAGAAAACGTTTGTTAGGATCTTTGGAGATTCTGGATGATGATACCAGAAATAAAATCGGCAGAATCAGGAACGGTGTAGAGACTTCACCGTCAATCCTCAGAAATAAATATGGCGTTGATAAAATGCCTGTCCGTGGAAAGCTAAAGACAAAATACCGCTTTGGCTTTAAAGTTGGTGCCCAAAATTTCGCCAAACTGATGCGGTTTATTAAAGGTAAATCGAAATGCCGGGCATTGGTTATGGAATGA